In a genomic window of Lycium ferocissimum isolate CSIRO_LF1 chromosome 9, AGI_CSIRO_Lferr_CH_V1, whole genome shotgun sequence:
- the LOC132031108 gene encoding transcription factor MYB101-like: MAPNGGGVNKNNGTSIARNNHNGGGTRQVLKKGPWTATEDAILMEYVKKHGEGNWNAVQRNSGLMRCGKSCRLRWANHLRPHLKKGAFSLEEERLIVELHAKLGNKWARMAAQLPGRTDNEIKNYWNTRLKRRQRAGLPIYPQDIQPQNYQQDQNQQQLSTNIPSPFDNHQNSNYNNSPLSLLDIFNPSTMKSSSNIISNPYQFNNNPSSPFLTTTNNINNQVKFFRDPRVSLSLTLASSMKNSQLSSMVAPVPNNFSQGYSSSIPVSSQLQHNYPNFTTVTRPFTAISSNPNGLILGIGTEHRSVQSTVPETTTSSDADNYAVDHGLSRGNSGLLEDLLEESQTLTRAEKIKEHCSIENEDNKGKLVWEDYGLTEEAADAILTGESTYNFSHCDDDDATQNKHSEESSPINSSSGLTTKECSLELGNQVDDDIMRFLDNFPLGVPVPDWCDDDQNHHDQQNTSNGQSFECDQIQLSSKSS, translated from the exons ATGGCCCCTAATGGAGGAGGAGTGAATAAGAACAATGGGACGTCAATAGCAAGAAATAACCATAATGGAGGAGGGACAAGGCAGGTATTAAAAAAAGGTCCATGGACAGCAACGGAAGACGCGATTTTGATGGAGTATGTGAAGAAACACGGAGAAGGAAATTGGAACGCGGTCCAGAGGAATTCAGGTTTAATGAGATGTGGGAAAAGTTGTAGGTTAAGATGGGCAAATCATTTGAGGCCTCATTTGAAAAAAGGTGCATTTTCTTTAGAAGAAGAAAGGCTTATTGTGGAACTTCATGCTAAACTTGGAAACAAATGGGCTCGTATGGCTGCTCAG CTGCCAGGTAGAACAGATAACGAAATCAAGAATTATTGGAACACAAGGCtaaaaagaagacaaagagcTGGTTTGCCCATATACCCTCAAGACATACAACCACAAAATTACCAACAAGatcaaaaccaacaacaacttaGTACTAATATCCCTTCACCATTTGATAATCACCAAAATTCCAATTACAATAATTCCCCTCTTTCCCTTTTAGATATCTTCAATCCTTCAACTATGAAATCTAGTAGTAATATTATTTCAAATCCATACCAATTCAATAATAATCCTAGTTCTCCATTTCTCACAACTACAAATAATATTAACAACCAAGTCAAGTTTTTTCGCGATCCTCGCGTTAGTCTTTCCTTAACATTAGCATCATCGATGAAGAACTCACAACTTTCTTCAATGGTAGCACCTGTGCCTAATAATTTTAGTCAGGGCtattctagttcaattccaGTGTCGtcacaacttcaacacaactaTCCAAATTTTACCACCGTTACAAGACCTTTTACAGCGATTTCCTCAAACCCTAATGGTTTAATCTTAG GTATAGGCACAGAGCACCGGTCAGTCCAATCGACCGTGCCTGAGACTACAACATCAAGTGATGCTGATAATTATGCTGTTGATCACGGATTATCGCGAGGAAATAGTGGATTATTGGAAGATTTATTGGAGGAATCTCAAACCTTAACTCGAGCTGAGAAAATAAAAGAGCATTGTTCAATTGAGAATGAGGATAATAAAGGGAAATTAGTGTGGGAGGACTATGGATTAACAGAAGAAGCAGCAGATGCTATTTTAACGGGAGAATCAACATACAATTTTTCTCattgtgatgatgatgatgccacaCAAAATAAGCATTCTGAAGAATCCAGCCCTATCAATTCATCCTCAG GGTTGACAACAAAGGAATGTTCATTAGAGCTGGGTAATCAAGtggatgatgatattatgagattTCTTGATAATTTTCCACTAGGTGTACCGGTTCCTGATTGGTGTGATGATGACCAAAATCATCATGATCAGCAGAATACATCTAATGGCCAATCTTTTGAATGTGATCAAATACAATTGTCCTCAAAATCAAGCTGA